The following DNA comes from Brassica oleracea var. oleracea cultivar TO1000 chromosome C5, BOL, whole genome shotgun sequence.
GATCACCAGCACGCCTGAGTTTGGACCTTCTGCTTGCAACGTTAGCTCAGATGGGTTTCTCTGGTATTCAGTCAAACGCTTAGTAACATACATCTCTTCTTTTGATTCTTTTGTTTCTCATCAAGATCTATCTTGTCTCATCGTTTATATAAACAAATGATCACAAGAACGTGCCAGGAAGTTTACTGAGATAGTTGTTTATAAGCTAATCTTTGACCCAATCTGAGGTTTGACTTGAACATTTGTCAGAATCTCATGTGGATGATTTCTCTACGAAGACATAATATTTGATTCTTTATTCACCTGAAGAGGTGAAGTGTAAGAACTAATAACAAATTTAACTGTAAACAAATTACACCGATCTGTGGAAGCTCACATCATTGAGGCATAGACAGCATTTATAAATAATTTTCATATTTTTTTTTTGTCAATATGCATAAACAAAATACTGATCTAAACCATATTGATCATTCGCCGTATTGATCCAACGGTCCACACAGAAAAAACAGCACCCTTGAGGTTTCTTCTTCAAGCTTCTTTACGCGTGATCCTGTGGACAACAAGAAACAAAAACATTAATTTATTATGTTTTCAAAACGAGAAGCTTGCTCATAGATTTTGATCAAAAACTTCACCTGAAACAGTAGATTCCAAGAGCAGTAGTGATCTCATGGATGACAGATGTGGCGAAGTGCAAGTATAATGACACTGTTTTCAACCAAGACAACGTTAGTGAAGAGAAGAACAAAGAGCTAGAGCTAAGTAAGGTTTTATTTGTTTTAGGAGCAAACCTGTGAATATACAGTAGCCACGAAGAACCCATAACTCATCAACTAGAGGAACCCTGAAAGACACAAGTTTGCCAGTTTTATAAAGACAAAAGAAACCGATGGATGTTTCTGCAGAAGAATGTAAAGATGATAAAGAAACATACCCATCATTCAATCTTGCGGTTAAAGCGTTTGCAAGTGCAAAGGGAAGATAGACTAGAGACTGCATTTAAAATTTAGAAAAAAAAAAAAACATAGCATGAGATTACACTTTCCAAAACCAGTAAGGTTGGAGAAATTGGCGAGAGATAAAGGTATCTGATTTACCAAGCACATATTTGTTTTCAGTCCTTTCGGCTCATCACACAAGTGAGCAAGAATCATTCTTCCCTGAGAAACAAAAAAAAAACATAAAAACCTTTTGAGTTACAACTTTTTGGAATGATAGTAACTAAGAAATCAAGACTTACCACTAGAAATCCAAATGCAAGTCCAGTTCCAAGAACAACCAAGTGAGGGTATGTTTCTATGAGATTTATTGGAGACAAGTAATCCCTGTAAGAAAATAAGATCCAAACAATTTTCAACAACGAAGGCGAGAAAGATGGCGAGTCCTTTTCGGATGAGCACAAAACAAGACTTACCATATCAAAACACCTCCAAGAAGAACCACGAAAGGATACAGCTGCATCCGAGAATCAAACAGAAACGTTAGCTCTCTACAGTTTTAAAAAGGTATATTACTAAATCAACAGGTTAGGAGATTACCATAGCTAATGCTAACAGCATGCTCCCTTTTCTTGATTGAACAACTTTGTAGACATTTGACACACTGCAAAACGCAACCAGCATAGAAAGTAGGAACTTATCAGCTAAAGAGGACCTAAATCTACCACTAACCAATACTTAGGGAGACAAACACTGAATCATGATACGAGAAAACTGTTATTTCTTTAAATCTTTATCTATTTCATCACAATTGAGTAGTAATGTCATCTCACTTCCTGTTAACACATACAATGTGCAAGTTTGGAAGACTCACTTGAATGCGACGGTTGGTATAACGGCGAAAGCGATCATCATGTATAGGACTGCTCTGGAAGTTTTGATCGCTACAACAGAGGACTCAAAGTTTAATCAAGAAAGCAAAGGCAGTAACAGTACAAGAAAATATGGAGGATAAACAATTGAAAACTATTTGTACCATTAACAAATGGCACCCAACTAAACAATGGTATGGACTGCCCCAATTGCTGAGCCCACCATTCAGCACCTTTACACAATACAAAAAAAAAAAAGGAGTGAAAGTCAAGACCAAGCCCAATTATAGAAATAAAATGCTTAAAGATAGGCCAGACATTATCAACTACGGTGAAGTTTTCAAGGGTTGCAGACAAGAAAGAAGCATACCGACAATGGCTGTGAAGAAGTGGCTGACGAATATAAGTGCAAGACCCTCTGTAGGTCCATTGATGACCGGAAGAATAAGTGTGTTGGTGAAATAGCTAGACAAGTGTTGAGTAAAAAGTCTTAGAACGGATCTTAACAATATTCTACAAGTATTAATGTGTTACGTGACATAAGCAGAGAGTTCGAAGTAGGACTTACTGCTCCCATGTAGCTCCATAGAAGGGAATAGCTGAAATAACCCAGAACCAGAAAGTGTCTCTTCCACACATCGCAGTGCTTCCAAATGCCATGGCTTCAAACTGTTTTCATTGTTAAAACTTTTAGCATCAACTCCAGGACAAGTACGAAGTAGTAGAAGCAAAGAAGATAAATAGGATAGTTAGGTACATACCGCACAAGCAAGTGCATCACAACCTGCCAAATGGAACACATGTCAGCAAAATCTAGAAAACAGCTGAAAACAAAAAAAAAAAAAATCAAAGAAGAAACATGGGGAAAACAAATGACCATGATCGAAGAGCTCTCCTAAGGGGCTAGAGGAATTGGTCCTTCTTGCTTGCTTCCCATCAACAGCATCGAATGTCTGATAAAATCTCAAAAGGTGTCAAGAAAAAAAAGACTAAAAAACAAATTCACAGGCAGATAGAAACGAAAGTTAGACTTTTGAAGAAAGGAGACCTGATACAAGAATAGAAGTAAACCGTGTGCGAAGTGAACCCATCGTGGAGGGGGAGAATCCAACTGTGGTGAATATATCTGAGACAGGTAAAGAAAAATGTCTTTAAAGTCAAAACTATATGCTTAACGCCGATATTTTGACCGACCAAAAAAAAGACCAAATGCTTAACGAGACTAAAGAACAAGACCATAAAATCACTCACGTAGCCTAGCAGAGAAGATGTGACTAGAAACATGAACCCCATAAGCGTTATCTGCAAACACACAAAAAACAGAAGTTTTAACTCAAAAGTAATGACGATACCACATAGAGCAAATCAGAGAAACAAAAATCACTTGTATACCATGTTTGGTCTGGATATGGTCCAAATGCAGTAACAGAGAGGAGAACACCACATGAAAAGACAAGAACACATAAAAGTCAGGTAAAACTCAAACCAAAAGCAAGACTTTTTAACAACACCGAGTGAAAAGAGCAGTAAAAGAGTCACTTACGGCATCCAAAGAGGGAAGACTTTGACAAAACGAGTCCAAAAGGGTTGAAGGACGTATTTGGCAAGATAAGAGTGATCTACTCCACTGTATTTGTACCTATGAAGAGCTGCCACACCATGTGCTCCTATGTAACCCATTCTTCTCCAACACACAGAAAAAGCAACATATCCTCAATTTCAAATTCCCAAAACACAAACTAAAAAGACGTTAAAGCATGGATCTTTGAGGGTCTCACTACCACTTTCCAGATTCCCAAACCACTAAAAAAAGAACAAAAATCTTTGGATCTTTTGCTACCACAAAAACGATGAAGAGACGAGTACTTACAACGGTTCCGGTGGTTAGTGACAGCAAACAAAATAAAAGACGAGCCTTTTCAAGTCTCGGTGTCCCGAAAAAAAAAAAAGAGAGGGCGGTGAGATGTCTGACTCCCGCAAATTTTGGCCCTATAAAGAGCGGCGAAGCGAGACAGAGGGGACCAGAAGCTAAAAGGAGAGAGTGGCTTTTGCGTTTCCTCCGCGTTTCCCACACGCGTCTTTCGATATTTCTTTCCACTTTTGTTGTATTAAAGAAAAAAGGAATACAAAACTCGGTTTCAATGGTGTTGTAAGTTAGTACCTTCACAATCTTGCTGTAATGTGCAAACATCAATGAAGTTTGAATTTCTTGCTATTATTATGATTTGATGTTTAATCTTTACAAAGTCTCCGCAACCATTATTAACTCTTTGTCAGACTACATTAAAACTTCACGTCCATCAATTATTATCAAAACCCTTTCTTGGGCAAACGAACGAACATACACAACAGACTCAATCTTGAAGGAAGAGTAACTGAGCTCGCGGAGAAACACGCGGGAACCTGAGCAGTTCCACGACCATCTCCATCCTCGCATCTTTATCTGACAAACTCGATGTTACAATGACCGTCTCCAGAACCGGAGAAGTCCCCATCAAGAATCTCATAAACTCCAACTCGTTCCTTATCCCAGAGACGTCTGTCATCCTCACCGTTTCAAGCCTCGGGAGTTTGTACTCGAAGTAGTCTCTTTCGAAAAGGTCGAAACTTTCTTCTTCCAGAGGAAACAGTTGGATCGGTGAAGCCTAAAACAAAGATGATGATGATGATGATGGTCACATAACAAAACTTTGAAAAGAGAGAGAGATAAGAGAGTTAAACCTACCGAAACTTTGAGCTCTTTAAGGTTAGGTGAGTGAGTGACCAAACGTAGAAGAACTAGTACCTCATTGGCATCTTCAAAACTCACTTGGTATAGTTCTATTGTCTTGAGATGAATGTAAGTAATTGGAAGCCTTCCCGGGTCATCTCCTATGCTCAAATACTGAAACCAAAGTTATATACTTATATATATATATGTAACCTTATTAGGATTGAAAGCAGAAGTGTTTACCTTAGTGAAGTAGATGTAACCAACAAGCTTTTCAAGAAGAGGCACACCGCCAAGGAACTTAACGAGGTTATAATCCGAACTCTGCTCAAAATCAGCAACATCCTCATGCATATACATCGAAACCGATATCGCCACCAGCTTCGGCGTGTTCTCCAGGAAAATGTCCTTGAACTCGCCGTCCAGATACAAGTACATGAGATTCGGAGCCGATATGCTCAGGACCAAGCTGTCGAAGTAAGACAAAGACAAGAACTCGAGAAGCGGACACCCGGAGATCAAACTCTCAATGGCCTCGGGGGAGACTAGGATCTGGTGGAGGTTAAGAGACTTGAGAGAGGAGAACCCGTTGAAAGACTTTGGCGGGTCGAACTCGCAGTGGCAGAGCTCCAGACGCGTGAGTTTCAAACACTTGAAGAGACAAGAAGGGACTCTGAACTCTCCTTCTCCTAGCTCGAGGACAAGCTCCTTGATCCCGTTCCTGGAGAGGAAGAGGAGCCACTGGTCGATGTCGGGGCGGCATTGGAGGAAGGAGGTGGAGAGGTGGAACTTGTGGATGGGTCCTTGGTGGAGGAGGAGGACACCGGTAATGAATCTCACGAGATTGGTCTCGACAAGGGCCCGGTCGGTTGAGGGGGAGACGCATTTCTCGTCGAAGGCGAGGTCGGTTAGTGTTGACCATTTGTATCTCCATTTGGTGGATAGGACGCTTGTTCTGATCGCGTCTCTGATGGAGAGGCGAGTGAGGATGTTCTCGAGTATGCTCTGAGGCAGATCGCTTATGAGATCAGGAGATTCACCCATCTAAAACCAAACCAATGCTCATCACATCAACACACAAACACAAAAACGAAAAAGTCGTTGCATTTAACTTCAACCTTAGAGAAAAGTTGAAAACTTTAAATAAAAAAAGGGCACCAAAATCCGATTCCAAGAGCCTTAAACCCCTAATCAGAACTCAGAAGAGAACATTGAGAAGATAAAGACTCCACCTTTTGATCCACGAAACATGCATAGATTGCAATGTAACACCAAAGAACACGAAATTGATCAAACCCAGAAAGGAAAAGACGAACGAACCTTTTTTGTCTTCTTCTGGGTTTATTCTGGAGCGGTGGTTGGTGAGGTCGTTGATCGGTGAAGTTCAGATAGGGGAACACCCAAAGGATCTCAAACTTTTTGCTCTCGTCATGGTTTTTTTTTCACTTTTTGCAATTAAAATCAGCGTTTTTTTGGCCTAAAGACTTTTTACATTAATATTTTTGGTGAATTAAGAAGTGTGATGGGGACTTGTGTTGGGGGTCTAATGACATGCACAACAAGATGGACTTTACAGACACATTCTGGAAGCATGGGCTCGAGGCCGATCGGTTTGTCATTATACGAGGGGATAGTTTCTCTAAGATTCTATTTGATTGGATCAGTTAGTATAAGTACATCAAAACTTTTCATGGATCGTTTTGGTTGGAGTCTTCACTTATAGTTAATTTGGAGCTTTTCATACAATTTTTTTTTTTTTGTTTAAATATGCTTACAGACACTTCAGTACTTCACACTTGTATGAAGTAAGTGATGACTGATGAATGAGACAGTAAGAACATGAATGAATATACTTGATATATTATGATGAATCAGTTATTGATACTAAAGTGATCCATAACTATAAGTGAATACAAATATACAAAATACAATACAGTTATTGAATCTGTTCAATGTACAGTTTAACAAAAGAATCTGATATTTGTTAAGAGAATGTGCTGTGACATTTCATAACCTCCTCCTACCTTTGTCATCTATCCTCGTGCTCATCTTCGCCTTCAGAATCTACAAAAGAAAAAGACAACACTGAAGATCTCTTCTTGGTTTGGATGATGAAGAATAACCATATAGTCTTATCATTATAAGATCTTCACTAAGCTTGCCTCTTATCTTGTATTTGTTTCACAAGCATTCTATACATCAAAACCCACCAATATATATGTAGTAGTAAATTGGTCCTTCAACCGGGTGCTTGTCCTTATCCAGTTCTAAAACTACTTCATAGCTGCAAATCTGCAATAAAACATGTATTATATAAGGAGAGAAAAAAACTTAAGGGATATTGGCTATATAGAAACCTTGTGCTCCATAGTCCATAGGATCCAAAAGGGATAGCAAATGAGGCGGAGAAATATCCAAGACAACACGAAAAGAATGATTGAAAAGCTTGCAATTATTCCTTCAGCTCCCTTATATTTAGACATTTTCCCCCACTTCAATAGTCGAGTTATGTTTGATCTTTGATATCGAGTTTTATTAAGCTTATGAACGGGCAAAAAATAAAAACAGTTTTACGTATTATTGTAGTTTGTTTTATGATCTATTGTCTGTCACTCAACAAATTTGTATAGATAAATTAATGATTCGTTTCTATTCGAATAATGATTTGCTTTTTTTTCTTAACTGATTTAGTTAAACATAACTGTATAATTATTACATGGTTATATAGTATTGAAATTTATAGTATACAAGAAAAAGATGATGATGAATAGAATATTTGAATCTTAATTGATTCGTCTCATTATTGTGTTTCACACTCGTTAAAGCTTTGTCAACACATGTTTGCTCGTCGGTGATTGATTATACTACTTAAGCCTTCTTTTCTCATTTTTTTTCTATGGGTTTAAGCTTTAAAGTTATGCTATTATTTGTTAGTACTATTTTAGTTTTCTTACTATTAATCTTATGTCCAATTTCGTACTTTCAGAGTAGTGCGGTTTGGGTTAGGATTTAAAAAACAAGTCCATGATGTTTCGGTATATTGAAGGTCACATTGAAACAAGTAGAGGTGACGTTTCCAAGGAGAATTGAAAGCGTTGACCCCAAGATGCCAAAGTTTGACTTCCCTTTCTCTCTCTATTTCTGCTGCATCGACCTTTCCTTGTTTTTCAGAAAAAGCCCATTTCTCTATACAGCATTTATGATTTCAATAATAGACGGATTGTATTACTCCCGCACCGGAATCTATCCAGCCGCATCTTTATTATTTAATTATAAAATAAAGTCAAATATCTCCGTATATCTAATAATTTATGTATATGATGGAAGTGAAAAGAACATTTTAAAGTCTTCATATCAAAGAGAGAAGAAGAGGAAGACAAAAAGAAATGATGAAGACTAAGAGTAAAGCGTTGATCATCTTCTTCACTCTAGTTCTGATTCTAATCATGGCGTCAAGGGTTATTCCAAGAGAAGATGGTTTTGCTCCTCCTAAACTATCTCCCTCTTCCACTCAGGTAAGTTCGTCAATTCCCTCATGTTTACTTCTTTCTTCTTTTTTTTTTTTTGGGTTAACACATAATTTATAGAAAAAAGAATTTAAAAGAATTTCTTCTTCTTCTTCTTCTTCCTCCTGAAATCAGAAGTCAAGATCTTTTTGATATCTAAAATTCATTGACTGTATAAATGAATAGATTTGAGTAGTTTTACTTCTTTGTCTTTTTGTTCGGAACTAGGAGAAAGAAAGAAGTAGAAAAGGTGATGGAGATGGAGTAGATCAGTGCAAGAGTTCGGACAGTGAAGAAGAATGTCTTGTTAAGAAAACCGCAGCTGCTCACACCGATTACATCTATACACAAGACTTAAAGTCATCTCCTTGAAACAAGAACAAGCACTCTGTCTTTTATACAGTACAAGCTATAAGCATAAGCAAACTCTCCTTGACCATTTGCTCATGACTTCATGTTCTTTGTTATTTTATTCTAATATTTGTTTGATATCTCTTTGTCAACTTATATATATATTTTTTTTTTCACTGAAATTTATTAAATGGCACATTTCAACAGAGGCGAAGCCCAAAATTTTACAAAAGAGGCCAACAGAAGTCCAACAAACGGCCCAGATTACATAATGCTTGAGGCCCAAGCCCACAAGCATAAACCGTCGAGGAGAAAACACATCACCGTCCATGTGTAAAGCCGCCGAGCGACCATGCCCACGCGTCAGAATGAAGCTCCACTTTTCCCTGCCGTACACCCAGAGGCGGAGCGCCGGACCCTCGCCGTCATCGAAGATGAACCGACGAAGAAAGGCTCAACCTGAGCGATTTTCCTTGTAACTCAAAACACCCACCAAATCTACGCTTCATCATGAGAATACAATCATCTTCAATCGATCTAAAACCTTCGACTTTCCTTGAAGAAGACCCGTCATCTTTAATGATACCAATAAGCTCGAAGATGAAACAACCCAACTCGGAGAAGGAAAGAGCAGTTGAAAAATGAAGAAAGAGAGTTGATTGACAGGGAATAACTAGAAGCGAAGATACATCAAACCGGGAATAACCCAGAGGAGAGCCGCCGACAACACCAGACAAATGTGTGACGCAGAGTCAAAAGTGGAGCTTCATTCTGACGCGTGGGCATGGTCGCTCGGCGGCTTTACACATGGACGGTGATGTGTTTTCTCCTCGACGGTTTATGCTTGTGGGCTTGGGCCTCAAGCATTATGTAATCTGGGCCGTTTGTTGGACTTCTGTTGGCCTCTTTTGTAGTCTCTACTCCTTGTGAAAGATCAAGTTTGGGAACAAGAAAAATAGAGAGAATCTTCTCTCTAAAAGAGAGGAGCCTCTTTGTCAACTTATATTTATCCTTCAATACCAACTCTATATATTTTAAATCCCCTATATATTAAAAGAGGAGCATTACAACTTATGAGGTAGCCATGTATCATCACCACAATGATTTTTAGAATTCTTAGAGAAATATGTTGGTCCATCTAAATATATAATAAGGTTTTATTAAACTAACCATAAATTAATTATTAATGTTTTTAATTCTTTCCTTAAATAGAAATTACGGAATTTCCTAATGTTGGTAAAGTATATATGACAATTAATGATTTCAAATAATAAAGATTTGATACAAATTAATGCACCCTCTATCCTTTTTGTTTAACTTTAAGTTATTAAAATAAATTAAAAAATCACATTAAACATATAATAAAACTTTAGATTTTTATTATATATTATATTTTAAATTTCTTTTAAAGTCTCACATTAAAATTTTATGATCCATGGTTTAATTTTTTTATGACAAAAAATAATTACAAAATTATATAATTAGGAAGTCTCATTTAATAAATATCAAGATTAAAAAAAAAAGGTATATATATATATATATCAATATCTTTTAAATTAAACTATATACCATTAAAAATACATAAATATTTTAGTTTTGAAATTTACTTTAAACATTTTTTTTTGGTAGAAGCGCTGAGCAAATACTGACAACTTAATATTTAAATTTTAAAATTTTCATTCAATGTTTCTTAAGATTATAAATTACCAAAACTTTTAAACATCGCACAATGAAAATTTTGTTATCAATGATTTTAAAGTTTTTATTATAAAAATATACAAATCATCAAAAAGCCAAATGAATAAAATACATTATTTAACATATATCAAGATTAAAAATATACTATGTATCTATGTATATATGTATATATTATTTTACTTTAATTATATACAATATAAAATATAAAAGGTAATTGTTTGGATTAAAACAAAATTTACGTACTCGCACCAATTTAATTATTATATAAGTAATAGTTATTGANNNNNNNNNNNNNNNNNNATATATATATATATATATATATATGTATATATATATATATTATTTTATAATATAAAACTGAACATATAATATATAAAAATAATTTAAATATACAATGTTCGTTCCGCGCAAGGTGCGAGTCTTAACCTAGTTTTAAATATTTGTGAATTTTAATTTGTCAAGACAACATCAAAGTTTAATTGGGCTAGATGACCAACAAAAGAAGTTTAAGTGGGCTGTTTGGAAAAGAAATTAACTGGGTTTATAGTGCGTGACAGGCTCAAATGCACGTTTATTGTTTATGAAAAAAACCATGCAATATGTTAAAAAGGATGAGAAGATACAAGTATGCATGGTTACATTAGTAAACTATGATGTTTAACTATGAATGAAAGTCTGTGTTACGAAAAGATACATTAGGCATGTGGGGACAATACTAAACTATGAAGTTTAATTATGAATGAAAGACTGTGTTACAAAAAAGAAGTATGTTATGCATGTAGAAGAGATGGTGACTGAGATAGTCTAAAGTCTAGAGTACACGCGGGGCGAGCCCGATCACCACCTCGCGTGTACTCTAGACTATCTCCTAACATAATTAAAATGCATTTTCATGAATAGTTCATTTATTGAAATATTGGAATTAGTTTATTTTATTATTAAAAATGAACTAATTTCAATATTACAATAAATGAACTATTCATAGAAATACATTTTAATTATGGAGATGATATTTTTTATAACAACTAGGGCCGACCCGTCTTACGGGCGGGAAGTTATAATAAAAGTGATTTTATAATAATTTATGAAGTAATTTAAAATTATGATAGATTAAAAAATATTATAAACGAAAAAATAATGAAAGACTTATGAGATAATTATAATTATTTTTTTTGTTTTGAATTATAATGACAGTAAATTTCACTATTCTCTGATAAATAACATTATATTTTTAATATTTATTTTAATTCAAATGTTTTGTTTTATAATATTGTTAATTAAACTAACTTATTTAAGGTTGTTTTTTGACTCAAAACTTGAAGTCATTCCTAAAATAATTCATGATTTTTTTTTTTGTGATGTAATTGTATATTCCGTTTGTATGTATGTTTTGTAAAATTTTGTTAAGAGAAGTATATAATAATGTGTATGGTTTTGAGAATTTTAGGGTGTCGAAGGATTATTTATGTTAAGATTAGTTATATTTGAGTTAAAATGTTTTAATGAGGGGGTTCATTGAATGATTTAATGTGATAGTCAATGAGGATGCATGAATCCAACCGACTTCCATAACAGTTCCAAAATTCAACCAAGGGTAGAAGAAGTGGAATCGAACAGCCAAATACGACGCCTTCCAACAGACCTTGATCGGAATTCAGCGTGGCCGGTGCAGCAAATCTTCATTGGCCGTAGTTTTGAACCGGAGTTGTTAAAACGCAGCAGATCTGTCTTTCGGTCGTCGACATTATTTTTGGAGAAGAAGCCGTCTCATGTGGGACCCCCTCATGTGTTACCCTAGAGCCCAGAAACCCAATTATGTTAAGCCCAAAACACTGATCTGAAATATTTATTAACAAAAAGAGAAAAACCCATTAATAATTGTGATTAAGTAAAACGGTGAATATCATCTAACCCGGACACGTGTCGGCCTGTCAGGAACCGACTTTATGACGTGGC
Coding sequences within:
- the LOC106294824 gene encoding choline/ethanolaminephosphotransferase 1; translated protein: MGYIGAHGVAALHRYKYSGVDHSYLAKYVLQPFWTRFVKVFPLWMPPNMITLMGFMFLVTSSLLGYIYSPQLDSPPPRWVHFAHGLLLFLYQTFDAVDGKQARRTNSSSPLGELFDHGCDALACAFEAMAFGSTAMCGRDTFWFWVISAIPFYGATWEHYFTNTLILPVINGPTEGLALIFVSHFFTAIVGAEWWAQQLGQSIPLFSWVPFVNAIKTSRAVLYMMIAFAVIPTVAFNVSNVYKVVQSRKGSMLLALAMLYPFVVLLGGVLIWDYLSPINLIETYPHLVVLGTGLAFGFLVGRMILAHLCDEPKGLKTNMCLSLVYLPFALANALTARLNDGVPLVDELWVLRGYCIFTVSLYLHFATSVIHEITTALGIYCFRITRKEA
- the LOC106344141 gene encoding F-box/FBD/LRR-repeat protein At1g13570, with product MGESPDLISDLPQSILENILTRLSIRDAIRTSVLSTKWRYKWSTLTDLAFDEKCVSPSTDRALVETNLVRFITGVLLLHQGPIHKFHLSTSFLQCRPDIDQWLLFLSRNGIKELVLELGEGEFRVPSCLFKCLKLTRLELCHCEFDPPKSFNGFSSLKSLNLHQILVSPEAIESLISGCPLLEFLSLSYFDSLVLSISAPNLMYLYLDGEFKDIFLENTPKLVAISVSMYMHEDVADFEQSSDYNLVKFLGGVPLLEKLVGYIYFTKYLSIGDDPGRLPITYIHLKTIELYQVSFEDANEVLVLLRLVTHSPNLKELKVSASPIQLFPLEEESFDLFERDYFEYKLPRLETVRMTDVSGIRNELEFMRFLMGTSPVLETVIVTSSLSDKDARMEMVVELLRFPRVSPRAQLLFLQD
- the LOC106293743 gene encoding phytosulfokines 1-like, which encodes MMKTKSKALIIFFTLVLILIMASRVIPREDGFAPPKLSPSSTQEKERSRKGDGDGVDQCKSSDSEEECLVKKTAAAHTDYIYTQDLKSSP